Below is a window of Leptospiraceae bacterium DNA.
TATTTAGATACATTGAAGTTTTTTACAATCGAAAAAGATTTCATTCAACTTTAGGCTTTACAAGCCCAGTCAGTTTTAGAATACAATATGAGAAGCGGATTGCCTAAATCTGTGTCCACTAAACATGCAGTAGTCCAGAGTTTCAACAAGCTGCACATCTAGCCCGACATCAGAGTAATATCCTTTCTCGATTGCTGCGTAATAGCCGGCGAATTGAAATTGGTGATA
It encodes the following:
- a CDS encoding IS3 family transposase, coding for MKYETKQEAKTDLFRYIEVFYNRKRFHSTLGFTSPVSFRIQYEKRIA
- a CDS encoding ABC transporter substrate-binding protein, encoding MIARYFLLLLLFIHLASLDRIHLQLKWYHQFQFAGYYAAIEKGYYSDVGLDVQLVETLDYCMFSGHRFRQSASHIVF